In a single window of the Flavobacterium ammoniigenes genome:
- a CDS encoding T9SS type A sorting domain-containing protein, with product MKNQYFYLLLFAPLFIHAQDILWEKSYGGKNADYLFDAQPTADNGFILAGSSLSGKTGTKTAGNNGDLDYWVWKMDANGKLDWQKSLGGSGFDLLQSIKGTQDGGFILAGTSSSNQGMDKQLDSKGLSDFWVVKLDAKGQEQWQQTIGGSGQEDLLTVIPTRDGGYLLGGSSSSGVAVTSPKLSLAKLGTSKTDLTLKTESTRGSMDYWIVKLDSKGSVMWQKTYGGRYSDLLRSLEQTKDGGFILGGYSNSPKSGDKTAASIGIGDYWVIKTDELGAIEWQNTYGGTGDNQLYVVHQTADEGFIVGGNTNSPGTLTAKGGSVQSGSDFWLLRLDSKGEVVWSETYNYGKSDILTSLVENSDHSFLVGGYAQSERANMAKGLIQKKATGINDYIALKVNEKGEAVWEKIVGSGGEDILRKLINTRDGGYLLAGTSNASSSRDKSTTLGSNDFWVVKLKDQLVPLEVQSSIEAIPNPVSTFTNIIIGYEYETGTATVVDLAGRTLQQFIISSRTVPIDMSMYPEGIYIVNIKTNVKSEGIKVIKKTRKD from the coding sequence ATGAAAAACCAATATTTCTATTTGTTGCTTTTTGCACCACTTTTTATACATGCCCAAGATATTCTCTGGGAAAAGTCCTATGGAGGAAAAAATGCCGATTATTTATTTGATGCCCAACCCACAGCCGATAATGGATTTATTTTGGCCGGGAGTTCGCTTTCTGGAAAGACAGGCACTAAAACCGCTGGGAATAACGGCGATTTGGATTATTGGGTTTGGAAAATGGATGCTAACGGAAAATTAGATTGGCAAAAGAGTCTTGGAGGCAGTGGCTTTGATTTGTTGCAAAGTATTAAAGGTACTCAGGATGGCGGTTTCATTTTAGCAGGAACTTCAAGTTCTAATCAGGGGATGGATAAGCAATTAGACAGTAAGGGTTTGTCGGATTTTTGGGTAGTGAAATTGGATGCTAAAGGACAGGAACAATGGCAACAAACGATAGGAGGGAGCGGTCAAGAGGATTTATTGACTGTGATTCCGACCAGAGATGGCGGCTATTTATTGGGTGGTTCGTCTAGTTCAGGTGTTGCGGTTACTAGTCCAAAGCTTTCATTGGCTAAGCTTGGCACTTCTAAAACCGATTTGACTTTGAAGACCGAAAGTACCCGAGGGAGCATGGATTATTGGATTGTTAAACTGGATTCGAAGGGAAGTGTAATGTGGCAAAAAACCTATGGGGGACGCTATAGTGACCTATTGCGTAGTTTGGAACAAACCAAGGACGGCGGCTTTATATTGGGGGGTTATTCTAACTCTCCTAAATCAGGTGATAAGACAGCTGCTTCTATTGGAATAGGGGACTATTGGGTCATTAAAACAGACGAATTGGGTGCTATTGAATGGCAGAATACCTATGGAGGAACAGGAGACAATCAGTTGTATGTGGTTCATCAAACAGCAGATGAGGGTTTCATAGTAGGAGGAAATACTAATAGTCCAGGTACGTTAACAGCTAAAGGAGGCAGTGTTCAATCGGGTTCTGATTTTTGGTTGTTGCGATTGGATTCTAAAGGTGAGGTGGTTTGGAGTGAAACCTATAATTATGGTAAAAGCGACATATTGACTTCGTTGGTGGAGAATTCGGATCATAGTTTTTTAGTGGGCGGTTATGCCCAAAGTGAGCGTGCTAATATGGCTAAAGGTTTGATACAAAAGAAAGCTACTGGTATTAATGATTATATCGCTTTGAAAGTAAATGAGAAAGGAGAAGCAGTATGGGAGAAAATAGTAGGCAGTGGGGGCGAGGATATTTTGCGTAAGCTAATAAATACCCGTGATGGTGGTTATTTGTTAGCAGGAACCTCAAACGCTAGTTCGTCCAGAGATAAGAGTACCACTTTAGGGAGTAATGATTTTTGGGTAGTGAAGCTCAAAGACCAACTGGTGCCTTTGGAAGTTCAGTCTTCAATTGAGGCGATACCCAATCCTGTAAGTACGTTTACCAATATAATTATAGGGTACGAGTATGAAACGGGTACTGCTACGGTGGTGGATTTAGCTGGAAGGACATTGCAGCAATTTATTATTAGTAGTCGAACTGTTCCAATTGATATGAGTATGTATCCCGAAGGTATTTATATAGTCAATATTAAGACCAATGTGAAAAGTGAGGGAATTAAAGTGATTAAAAAAACGAGAAAAGACTAA
- a CDS encoding HNH endonuclease signature motif containing protein → MARQNSTDRSGNSFSEETKRVIWNKAKIVNGQDPTKTRKDLCGALISWDKYGNTTENGNGWEIDHIKPVSKGGGDELNNLQALQWQNNRKKGDDYPASNYCIVPLK, encoded by the coding sequence ATGGCAAGACAAAACAGTACAGACAGAAGTGGTAATTCTTTTTCGGAAGAAACAAAACGAGTAATTTGGAATAAAGCTAAGATAGTTAATGGTCAGGATCCAACAAAAACCAGAAAAGACTTATGTGGAGCTTTGATTAGTTGGGATAAATACGGTAACACGACTGAAAATGGAAATGGATGGGAAATAGACCACATTAAACCTGTTTCAAAAGGAGGAGGAGACGAATTAAACAACTTACAAGCCTTGCAATGGCAAAATAATAGAAAGAAAGGAGATGACTATCCAGCATCAAATTATTGCATTGTTCCCTTAAAGTAA
- a CDS encoding GLPGLI family protein, with protein sequence MRLLLFFVFITSFISAQQSVRITYESKKIYPVSFLQNLSGSQKVAFEEAQKRPFYATLTNNGDESLYRSINRKKDEILPGKDTGNEYAKDEGILMQTPNFWRLKNFKEKKNISLINISDKEYYFKKQIEEPQLYFTNKTLNVDKYLCHYAYRLNPKNNDTIKYWYTKEIPIDDGPSNLIGLPGMVLKMESKNSIEYATKVEFFKEKIEIDRPKQSYKILSQEEYDKLVMEAIKPKTYIDSQGRKVTSEILKQ encoded by the coding sequence ATGCGACTATTACTTTTTTTTGTTTTTATCACCTCTTTTATTAGTGCACAACAATCTGTACGTATTACTTATGAATCTAAAAAAATCTATCCCGTTAGCTTTTTGCAGAATTTATCTGGTAGTCAAAAAGTAGCCTTCGAAGAAGCCCAAAAAAGACCTTTTTATGCAACCCTTACAAATAATGGGGACGAATCGTTATACAGAAGCATTAATAGAAAAAAAGACGAAATACTCCCTGGAAAAGATACGGGAAATGAATATGCTAAAGATGAAGGTATATTAATGCAAACCCCAAATTTTTGGAGATTAAAAAATTTTAAAGAGAAAAAAAACATATCCCTTATTAATATTAGTGACAAAGAATATTATTTCAAAAAACAAATCGAAGAACCACAGTTATATTTCACAAACAAAACATTAAATGTAGATAAATATTTATGTCATTATGCATACCGTTTAAATCCTAAAAACAATGACACTATAAAATATTGGTACACCAAAGAAATTCCAATAGATGATGGTCCAAGTAATTTAATAGGGTTACCAGGTATGGTATTAAAAATGGAATCAAAGAATTCTATTGAATATGCTACAAAAGTTGAATTTTTTAAAGAAAAAATTGAAATTGACAGACCTAAACAATCCTATAAAATATTATCACAAGAAGAATATGACAAATTAGTAATGGAAGCCATAAAACCAAAAACATATATAGATTCTCAAGGAAGAAAAGTTACTTCTGAAATATTAAAACAATAA
- a CDS encoding GLPGLI family protein: protein MLKKIVLILVLIKFQFSFAQNTTVISFEEKMIVSKEMLKKVPPMLRDVMQKQLNNTVVLSKVFFRDNSNYYQSNETNKQINLNGNVAKKDNVTVMDTETTIKSKPIKIKKDFAQQNYSMIENKKTINNPLEKVKWIVTNKTKKILSYNCFLASTTYKGQKLEVYFTKEISGNASPEKLPFINGVILEYKTTIKTSTATQVKFNQPDVKNFFED from the coding sequence ATGTTAAAAAAAATAGTCCTTATTTTGGTATTGATAAAATTCCAATTTTCATTTGCACAAAACACTACTGTAATAAGTTTTGAAGAAAAAATGATTGTCTCAAAAGAAATGTTGAAAAAAGTTCCGCCGATGTTAAGAGATGTGATGCAAAAACAACTCAACAACACAGTTGTTTTATCTAAAGTATTTTTTAGAGATAATAGTAATTATTACCAATCTAATGAAACCAATAAACAAATAAATTTGAATGGTAATGTAGCAAAAAAAGATAATGTTACGGTTATGGACACAGAAACAACTATAAAATCTAAACCAATAAAAATAAAAAAAGATTTTGCTCAACAAAATTATTCAATGATTGAAAATAAAAAGACAATCAATAACCCCTTAGAAAAGGTAAAATGGATTGTAACAAATAAAACAAAAAAAATATTGAGTTATAATTGTTTTCTAGCCTCTACGACCTACAAAGGACAAAAGCTTGAAGTCTATTTTACAAAAGAAATATCTGGAAACGCATCTCCAGAAAAACTTCCATTCATTAATGGCGTAATTCTCGAATATAAAACAACAATTAAAACGAGTACAGCTACCCAAGTAAAATTCAACCAACCAGATGTTAAGAATTTTTTTGAAGATTAA